One Roseomonas sp. OT10 DNA window includes the following coding sequences:
- a CDS encoding alpha/beta fold hydrolase: MSASPEGAAVVLIPGLLCDASVWEPQRAALSAGRAVLIPDLWGLDSIEAMAERVLASAPGRFALAGHSMGARVALALLDRAPERVERLALLDTGVHPRRPGEAEKRQELVDLAHREGMAALAARWLPPMVHPARAQDPALMGPLTAMVCRATPAIFAGQVRALLNRPDAAAVLPRIACPTLVACGRQDGWSPLEQHEAMAAAIPGARLSVIEESGHMCTVEAPEAVTDLLHGWLRPGFAA; the protein is encoded by the coding sequence ATGTCCGCTTCGCCTGAGGGCGCCGCCGTCGTCCTGATCCCGGGCCTGCTGTGCGACGCCTCCGTCTGGGAGCCGCAGCGCGCCGCGCTGTCGGCCGGGCGCGCGGTGCTGATTCCCGATCTCTGGGGGCTGGATTCCATCGAGGCCATGGCGGAACGCGTGCTGGCCTCGGCGCCGGGCCGCTTCGCCCTGGCCGGGCACTCCATGGGCGCGCGCGTGGCGCTGGCCCTCCTGGACCGTGCCCCGGAACGGGTGGAGCGGCTGGCCCTGCTGGACACGGGCGTGCATCCGCGCCGGCCGGGCGAGGCGGAGAAGCGCCAGGAGCTGGTCGACCTCGCCCATCGCGAGGGCATGGCGGCGCTCGCCGCGCGCTGGCTGCCGCCGATGGTGCATCCGGCGCGGGCGCAGGACCCGGCGCTGATGGGGCCGCTGACCGCCATGGTCTGCCGCGCCACGCCGGCGATCTTCGCGGGGCAGGTGCGTGCCCTGCTGAACCGCCCCGACGCCGCCGCCGTGCTGCCGCGCATCGCCTGCCCCACCCTGGTCGCCTGCGGCCGCCAGGACGGCTGGAGCCCGCTGGAGCAGCACGAGGCGATGGCCGCGGCCATCCCGGGCGCCCGCCTCTCCGTCATCGAGGAGAGCGGGCACATGTGCACGGTCGAGGCGCCGGAGGCGGTGACGGACCTGCTGCACGGCTGGCTGCGGCCCGGTTTCGCGGCATGA
- a CDS encoding 3-keto-5-aminohexanoate cleavage protein yields the protein MTKTIITVAPTGGMASKAANPNLPTQPEEIAESVHRAHKAGAAIAALHARRPDDQATCNDAIYRRINGLIRERCDIVINNSTGGGSSGDMLLPRPDGMFENNFEERLKGLDAGAEMATFDGFTAVDVFGEREILVITTPGRCETMAKRFQERGIKPEWEVFNPAHIIQDVTRLIQKGYDKPPYYINMVLGTDRNFQGGMPYSHDLLTAMIRLLPPQSVWCLSAIGPAQLPGTTQALLLGGHVRVGLEDNNYYAKGVLATNEMLVERTVRIATELNLEIASPGEAREMLGLPPVAR from the coding sequence ATGACCAAGACCATCATCACCGTGGCGCCGACGGGCGGCATGGCCTCCAAGGCCGCCAACCCGAACCTGCCGACCCAGCCGGAGGAGATCGCGGAATCGGTGCACCGCGCCCACAAGGCCGGGGCGGCCATCGCGGCGCTGCACGCGCGCCGGCCCGACGACCAGGCGACCTGCAACGACGCGATCTACCGCCGCATCAACGGGCTGATCCGCGAGCGCTGCGACATCGTCATCAACAACTCCACCGGCGGCGGCTCCTCCGGCGACATGCTGCTGCCGCGACCGGACGGCATGTTCGAGAACAACTTCGAGGAGCGGCTGAAGGGCCTCGACGCCGGGGCGGAGATGGCGACCTTCGACGGCTTCACCGCCGTGGACGTGTTCGGCGAGCGCGAGATCCTGGTCATCACCACCCCGGGCCGTTGCGAGACCATGGCGAAGCGCTTCCAGGAGCGTGGCATCAAGCCGGAATGGGAGGTGTTCAACCCCGCCCACATCATCCAGGACGTCACCCGGCTGATCCAGAAGGGCTACGACAAGCCGCCCTACTACATCAACATGGTGCTGGGCACGGACCGCAACTTCCAGGGCGGCATGCCCTACAGCCACGACCTGCTGACGGCGATGATCCGGCTGCTGCCGCCGCAATCCGTCTGGTGCCTCTCCGCCATCGGCCCGGCCCAGCTGCCGGGCACCACCCAGGCGCTGCTGCTGGGCGGGCACGTCCGCGTCGGGCTGGAGGACAACAACTACTACGCCAAGGGCGTGCTCGCGACCAACGAGATGCTGGTGGAGCGCACCGTCCGCATCGCGACGGAGCTGAACCTGGAGATCGCCTCCCCGGGCGAGGCGCGCGAGATGCTCGGCCTGCCGCCGGTCGCCCGATGA
- a CDS encoding tripartite tricarboxylate transporter substrate-binding protein codes for MTNPLLSRRAGLTAALAAAMTPLATALAAPALDKVSRLIIGFPPGGSSDTVARLLAERLRNAYAPQVIVENRSGAGGRLAVETVKAAAPDGTTILQTPESILTLYPHIYPRTVRYDALADFVPVTPVCAFSFGFAVRADHPARDLKGFADWVKAQGGSAPFASPAAGSAPHFLGVQLAQGLGITLNHVPYRGTAPALQDLLAGQIPAVMCVLGEVTELYRAGQLRILGITAPERLPRLPDLPTFAELGQPTLTADEWFGLLVPARTPAPLVEGLHQAVAAAAARPDFKEALDKLEYRALTTTPAAFAERLRQERDRWGPIVRESGFKGEE; via the coding sequence ATGACGAATCCGCTGCTGTCGCGCCGGGCGGGGCTGACCGCCGCCCTGGCCGCGGCCATGACGCCGCTGGCCACGGCCCTGGCCGCGCCGGCGCTGGACAAGGTGTCGCGCCTGATCATCGGCTTCCCGCCGGGCGGCTCCTCCGACACCGTCGCGCGGCTGCTGGCCGAGCGGCTGCGCAACGCCTACGCGCCGCAGGTGATCGTGGAGAACCGCTCGGGCGCCGGCGGCCGGCTGGCGGTGGAGACGGTGAAGGCCGCGGCGCCGGACGGCACCACCATCCTGCAGACGCCGGAGAGCATCCTCACCCTCTACCCGCACATCTACCCGCGCACCGTGCGCTACGACGCGCTGGCGGACTTCGTGCCGGTCACCCCGGTCTGCGCCTTCAGCTTCGGCTTCGCGGTGCGGGCGGACCACCCGGCGCGCGACCTGAAGGGCTTCGCCGACTGGGTGAAGGCCCAGGGCGGCAGCGCCCCCTTCGCCTCGCCGGCCGCCGGGTCGGCGCCGCACTTCCTCGGCGTGCAGCTGGCCCAGGGGCTGGGGATCACGCTGAACCACGTGCCCTATCGCGGCACCGCGCCGGCGCTGCAGGACCTGCTGGCCGGGCAGATCCCGGCGGTGATGTGCGTGCTGGGCGAGGTGACGGAGCTGTACCGCGCCGGCCAGCTCCGCATCCTGGGCATCACCGCGCCCGAGCGCCTGCCGCGCCTGCCCGACCTGCCCACCTTCGCCGAGCTGGGGCAGCCCACGCTGACCGCCGACGAGTGGTTCGGCCTGCTGGTGCCGGCGCGCACCCCCGCCCCGCTCGTGGAGGGGCTGCACCAGGCGGTGGCCGCCGCGGCGGCGCGGCCGGACTTCAAGGAGGCGCTGGACAAGCTGGAATACCGCGCCCTGACCACCACTCCCGCCGCCTTCGCCGAGCGCCTGCGCCAGGAGCGCGATCGCTGGGGGCCGATCGTCCGGGAATCCGGCTTCAAGGGCGAGGAGTGA
- a CDS encoding MarR family winged helix-turn-helix transcriptional regulator — translation MAISPPRRRASPVLLRPVPAAPEDAAGAVVSPLAESPAFLVRLSQLRAFDEFARNFAGLSVTPAGYGVFALIVANPGIRPGVLAEELRVKPSNVATLVNALVAAGLVRRQADAAELRANQLYATEAGIAAYGEMERAHDEVDARFTERLTAAERRAFVALLRKLLHR, via the coding sequence ATGGCCATATCGCCCCCGAGGCGCCGCGCGTCGCCGGTGCTGCTCCGGCCGGTCCCGGCAGCGCCGGAGGACGCGGCCGGCGCCGTCGTCTCCCCGCTGGCCGAGAGCCCTGCCTTCCTGGTCCGCCTGTCGCAGCTGCGGGCCTTCGACGAGTTCGCGCGCAACTTCGCCGGGCTGAGCGTCACCCCCGCCGGCTATGGCGTCTTCGCCCTGATCGTGGCCAATCCGGGCATCCGGCCGGGCGTCCTGGCGGAGGAGCTGCGGGTGAAGCCCTCCAACGTCGCGACGCTGGTGAACGCGCTGGTGGCGGCGGGGCTGGTGCGGCGCCAGGCCGATGCGGCGGAGCTGCGCGCCAACCAGCTCTACGCGACCGAGGCGGGCATCGCCGCCTATGGCGAGATGGAGCGCGCGCATGACGAGGTGGATGCGCGCTTCACCGAGCGGCTGACCGCCGCCGAGCGCCGGGCCTTCGTCGCCCTGCTGCGCAAGCTGCTGCATCGCTGA
- a CDS encoding Bug family tripartite tricarboxylate transporter substrate binding protein, which produces MGTTRRSLLAAGSGGALLSVPWAPWRGLRAQPAVARNARAIVGYAPGGPTDTVARLYAEAIRGAFAPAVVVENRPGAGGRLAVEAVKAAPADGTSFLVTPGSVVTLQPHVYPRQVRYDGLVDLIPVATMALFATGLAVPADHPARDLAGLVAWLRAQPPPVNYGSPAAGSGPQFIGGRLGQAVGVPLSHVPYRGAAPALQDLLAGRLPFMLAVLSDLVPQHGQGLRILALSAPRRIARLPDVPTFAEAGYPSLTSEDWVGAFLPAGTPEAVVAGLHRAIDAAAHRPDVRAGLERLEFQATVLDPATLARRIRQERDEWGPVVQASGFQPDD; this is translated from the coding sequence ATGGGCACGACGCGGCGCAGCCTGCTGGCGGCGGGGAGCGGCGGCGCGCTGCTTTCCGTCCCCTGGGCCCCCTGGCGCGGCCTGCGGGCGCAGCCGGCGGTGGCGCGCAATGCCCGCGCCATCGTCGGCTATGCCCCGGGCGGGCCGACCGACACCGTGGCCCGGCTCTACGCGGAGGCGATCCGCGGCGCCTTCGCCCCGGCCGTGGTGGTGGAGAACCGCCCCGGCGCCGGCGGCCGGCTGGCGGTGGAGGCGGTGAAGGCCGCGCCCGCGGACGGCACCAGCTTCCTGGTGACGCCGGGCAGCGTCGTCACCCTCCAGCCCCACGTCTACCCGAGGCAGGTGCGCTACGACGGGCTGGTGGACCTGATCCCGGTCGCCACGATGGCGCTGTTCGCCACCGGCCTGGCGGTCCCGGCGGACCATCCGGCCCGCGACCTCGCCGGCCTCGTCGCCTGGCTGCGGGCACAGCCGCCGCCGGTGAACTACGGCTCCCCCGCCGCCGGCTCCGGGCCGCAGTTCATCGGCGGGCGGCTGGGACAGGCGGTGGGCGTCCCGCTCTCCCACGTCCCCTACCGCGGCGCGGCGCCCGCGCTGCAGGACCTGCTGGCCGGGCGCCTGCCCTTCATGCTGGCCGTGCTGAGCGACCTGGTGCCGCAGCACGGGCAGGGGCTGCGCATCCTGGCCCTGTCGGCACCGCGGCGCATCGCCCGCCTGCCGGACGTCCCGACCTTCGCCGAGGCGGGCTACCCCTCGCTCACCTCGGAGGACTGGGTCGGCGCCTTCCTGCCCGCCGGCACGCCCGAGGCGGTGGTGGCCGGGCTGCACCGCGCGATCGACGCCGCGGCGCACCGGCCGGACGTGCGCGCCGGGCTGGAGCGGCTGGAGTTCCAGGCCACGGTGCTGGACCCCGCGACCCTGGCCCGCCGCATCCGCCAGGAGCGCGACGAGTGGGGGCCGGTGGTGCAGGCGTCCGGCTTCCAGCCGGATGACTGA